A stretch of the Solanum dulcamara chromosome 6, daSolDulc1.2, whole genome shotgun sequence genome encodes the following:
- the LOC129891593 gene encoding uncharacterized protein LOC129891593, with translation MSRLLCKSLIPLLLPSSFSSSSAHTRLKYFQTSSSPKVSRMATEASSSSSSSSVSSSASPSPSSAIDFLTLCHRLKTTKREGWVRRGINNPESIADHMYRMGVMALIAADLPGVDRDKCVKMAIVHDIAEAIVGDITPADGISKDEKSRRERAALEDMCKLLGGGSRAKEISDLWMEYEENSSLEAKVVKDFDKVEMILQALEYENEQGKDLEEFFQSTAGKFQTDVGKAWASEVASRRKKSN, from the exons ATGAGCAGATTGCTTTGTAAATCACTCATTCCTTTATtacttccttcttctttttcttcctcttctgCTCATACCAGATTAAAATACTTTCAAACTTCTTCATCTCCTAAGGTTTCTCGTATGGCAACCGAagcttcatcttcatcttcttcgtcTTCCGTTTCGTCGTCTGCATCTCCATCTCCTTCGTCCGCCATTGATTTTCTAACCCTATGTCACCGCCTCAAG ACAACAAAAAGAGAAGGTTGGGTTCGTAGAGGAATTAATAATCCTGAGTCTATAGCTGATCACATGTACCGTATGGGAGTGATGGCTCTTATTGCTGCTGACCTTCCTGGAGTTGATCGTGACAA GTGTGTTAAGATGGCAATTGTGCATGACATTGCAGAAG CAATTGTTGGAGATATCACTCCTGCTGATGGAATTTCAAAGGATGAAAAGAGTAGACGAGAGCGAGCAGCACTAGAAGACATGTGTAAACTTTTAGGTGGAGGATCCCGAG CCAAGGAGATCAGTGACTTGTGGATGGAATATGAAGAAAATTCTTCTTTAGAAGCCAAAGTTGTAAAAGACTTCGACAAG GTGGAGATGATACTTCAGGCATTGGAATATGAAAATG AGCAAGGGAAGGATTTGGAGGAATTTTTCCAGTCAACTGCAG GTAAGTTCCAAACAGATGTGGGCAAAGCTTGGGCTTCAGAGGTAGCATCAAGAAGAAAGAAATCCAACTGA
- the LOC129892995 gene encoding protein DOWN-REGULATED IN DIF1 11-like: MARLNILTSFITILIISSAIPSLCKSHHHKKHPPPTIPPSQKEDNAHENYINSLPKKLVEYLENCTKYLPSKCGIKVLNATLNGKEDIDKKCCHNLVGMGLKCHKTLTKVYIGLPEVKDKVNSKAVKSNVSKVFKKCVVLDKKKKEEEKEENHFTFSPPILP, translated from the coding sequence atggcAAGACTCAATATCCTCACATCCTTTATAACAATTTTGATAATTTCTAGTGCAATTCCTTCCCTTTGCAAATCCCATCATCATAAAAAACACCCTCCACCAACAATTCCACCTTCACAAAAAGAAGATAATGCACatgaaaattacataaatagtTTACCAAAAAAGTTGGTAGAATATTTAGAGAATTGTACCAAGTATTTGCCTAGTAAATGTGGTATAAAAGTTCTAAATGCCACACTTAATGGCAAGGAAGATATTGACAAGAAATGTTGTCATAATCTTGTTGGAATGGGACTTAAGTGTCACAAAACTTTGACAAAAGTTTATATTGGTTTGCCTGAAGTTAAAGATAAGGTTAATTCTAAGGCTGTTAAGTCCAATGTTAGCAAAGTTTTCAAGAAGTGTGTTGTTCTtgacaagaagaagaaggaggaggagaaggaggaaaATCATTTTACCTTTTCACCTCCAATATTGCCATAA